The proteins below come from a single Vicugna pacos chromosome 13, VicPac4, whole genome shotgun sequence genomic window:
- the P3H1 gene encoding prolyl 3-hydroxylase 1 isoform X2, with product MASTERLGREETRAHGVWEINKLEKAVAAAHTFFVGNPEHMEMRQNLDYYQTMSGVKEADFKDLEAKPHMHEFRLGVRLYSEEQPQEAIPHLEAALQEYFVADEECRALCEGPYDYDGYNYLEYNADLFQAITDHYIQVLSCKQNCVTELASHPSREKPFEDFLPSHYNYLQFAYYNIGNYTQAIECAKTYLLFFPNDEVMSQNLAYYTAMLGEEQARSISPRESAQEYRQRSLLEKELLFFAYDVFGIPFVDPDSWTPEEVIPKRLQEKQKSERETAARISQEIGNLMKEIETLVEEKTKESLDVSRLTREGGPLLYDGISLTMNSKVLNGSQRVVMDGVISDDECQELQRLTNAAATSGDGYRGQTSPHTPSEKFYGVTVFKALKLGQEGKVPLQSAHLYYNVTEKVRRIMESYFRLDTPLYFSYSHLVCRTAIEEAQAERKDGSHPVHVDNCILNAEALVCIKEPPAYTFRDYSAILYLNGDFDGGNFYFTELDAKTVTAEVQPRCGRAVGFSSGTENPHGVKAVTRGQRCAIALWFTLDARHSERDRVQADDLVKMLFSPEEIDLPNEQPQEAQEGHPQPVQESLSSSELGRKDEL from the exons ATGGCGAGTACGGAAAGGCTTGGCCGGGAAGAGACCAGAGCGCACGGTGTGTGGGAG ATAAACAAGTTGGAGAAAGCTGTGGCAGCAGCACATACGTTCTTCGTGGGCAATCCTGAGCACATGGAGATGCGTCAGAACCTAGACTATTACCAAACCATGTCTGGGGTGAAGGAGGCCGACTTCAAGGATCTTGAAGCCAAACCGCATATG CACGAGTTTCGGCTGGGGGTGCGCCTCTACTCGGAAGAGCAGCCGCAGGAAGCCATACCCCACCTGGAGGCAGCGCTGCAGGAGTACTTCGTGGCGGACGAGGAATGCCGGGCCCTCTGCGAAGGGCCCTATGACTACGACGGCTACAACTACCTGGAGTACAACGCTGACCTCTTCCAGGCCATCACAG ATCATTACATCCAGGTCCTCAGCTGTAAGCAGAACTGTGTCACCGAGCTTGCTTCCCACCCAAGTCGAGAGAAGCCCTTTGAAGACTTCCTCCCGTCACATTATAACTATCTGCAATTTGCCTACTATAACA tTGGGAATTATACACAGGCCATTGAGTGTGCCAAGACCTATCTCCTCTTCTTTCCCAACGATGAGGTGATGAGCCAGAATCTGGCCTACTATACAGCCATGCTTGGAGAAGAGCAAGCCAGGTCCATCAGCCCCCGAGAG AGTGCCCAGGAGTACCGACAGCGAAGCCTGCTGGAGAAAGAACTGCTCTTCTTCGCTTATGATGTGTTTGGAATCCCCTTTGTTGACCCG GATTCATGGACGCCAGAGGAGGTGATTCCCAAGAGGCTGCAAGAGAAACAGAA GTCAGAACGGGAGACAGCCGCCCGCATCTCGCAGGAGATCGGAAACCTCATGAAGGAGATTGAGACCCTTGTGGAAGAGAAGACCAAGGAGTCACTGGACGTGAGCAGGCTGACCCGGGAAG GTGGCCCCCTGCTTTATGATGGCATCAGTCTTACCATGAACTCCAAAGTCTTGAACGGTTCCCAGCGGGTGGTGATGGATGGCGTGATCTCTGATGACGAGTGCCAGGAGCTGCAGAGACTGACCAAT GCAGCAGCAACTTCAGGAGATGGCTACCGGGGTCAGACCTCCCCACACACCCCCAGTGAAAAGTTCTatggtgtcactgtcttcaaggCCCTCAAG ctggggcaggaggggaaggTCCCTCTGCAGAGCGCCCATCTGTACTACAACGTGACGGAGAAGGTGCGGCGCATCATGGAGTCCTACTTCCGCCTGGACACCCCCCTTTACTTCTCCTACTCCCACCTGGTGTGCCGCACTGCCATCGAAG AGGCACAGGCTGAGAGGAAGGACGGTAGCCACCCAGTCCACGTGGACAACTGTATCCTGAACGCCGAGGCCCTCGTGTGCATCAAGGAGCCGCCTGCCTACACATTCCGGGACTACAG CGCCATTCTTTACCTGAATGGAGACTTTGATGGAGGAAACTTCTATTTCACTGAACTAGATGCCAAGACCGTGACA GCGGAGGTGCAGCCCCGGTGTGGAAGGGCCGTGGGATTCTCTTCCGGCACTGAAAACCCTCACGGTGTGAAGGCCGTCACCAGGGGGCAGCGCTGTGCCATCGCGCTGTGGTTCACTTTGGACGCTCGACACAGTGAGCGG GACAGGGTACAGGCAGACGACCTGGTGAAGATGCTTTTTAGCCCAGAAGAGATAGACCTCCCCAACGAGCAGCCCCAGGAAGCCCAGGAGGGGCACCCCCAGCCTGTACAGGAGTCTCTCTCCAGCAGTGAGTTGGGGCGCAAGGATGAGCTCTGA
- the C13H1orf50 gene encoding uncharacterized protein C1orf50 homolog isoform X2 has product MEDAATPGLTEGVTENRVQLAAGALVELTPTPGGLALVSPYHTHRAGDPLDLVALAEQVQKADEFIRANATNKLTVIAEQIEHLQEQARKVLEDARRDADLHHVACNIVKKPGNIYYLYKRESGQQYFSIISPKEWGTSCPHDFLGAYKLQHDLSWTPYEDIEKQDAKISIVNKLLSQPVALPSSTEPSFQGFNSTESGL; this is encoded by the exons ATGGAAGACGCTGCGACGCCTGGGCTGACCGAAGGAGTCACAGAAAACCGAGTTCAGTTGGCTGCAG GAGCCCTGGTGGAGCTCACGCCAACCCCCGGCGGCCTGGCCCTGGTGAGCCCCTACCACACCCACCGGGCCGGGGACCCCTTAGACCTCGTGGCGCTCGCAGAGCAGGTGCAGAAG GCTGATGAGTTCATCCGAGCAAATGCCACCAACAAGCTGACAGTCATAGCCGAGCAAATCGAACATTTGCAAGAACAAGCCAGGAAG GTATTGGAAGATGCTCGCAGAGATGCTGACTTGCACCATGTGGCTTGTAATATAGTGAAAAAACCTGGCAACATTTACTACCTTTATAAACGGGAGAGTGGTCAGCAGTATTTTTCCATTATTTCTCCAAAG GAATGGGGGACAAGCTGTCCACATGACTTCCTTGGTGCCTACAAGCTACAGCATGACTTGTCCTGGACTCCGTATGAGGACATTGAGAAGCAAGATGCTAAAATCAGCATTGTGAACAAGTTGCTAAGCCAGCCAGTGGCTCTGCCTTCAAGCACTGAACCCAGCTTCCAGGGGTTCAATTCCACTGAGAGTGGACTCTGA
- the C13H1orf50 gene encoding uncharacterized protein C1orf50 homolog isoform X1, with product MEDAATPGLTEGVTENRVQLAAGRGGALVELTPTPGGLALVSPYHTHRAGDPLDLVALAEQVQKADEFIRANATNKLTVIAEQIEHLQEQARKVLEDARRDADLHHVACNIVKKPGNIYYLYKRESGQQYFSIISPKEWGTSCPHDFLGAYKLQHDLSWTPYEDIEKQDAKISIVNKLLSQPVALPSSTEPSFQGFNSTESGL from the exons ATGGAAGACGCTGCGACGCCTGGGCTGACCGAAGGAGTCACAGAAAACCGAGTTCAGTTGGCTGCAGGTCGGGGAG GAGCCCTGGTGGAGCTCACGCCAACCCCCGGCGGCCTGGCCCTGGTGAGCCCCTACCACACCCACCGGGCCGGGGACCCCTTAGACCTCGTGGCGCTCGCAGAGCAGGTGCAGAAG GCTGATGAGTTCATCCGAGCAAATGCCACCAACAAGCTGACAGTCATAGCCGAGCAAATCGAACATTTGCAAGAACAAGCCAGGAAG GTATTGGAAGATGCTCGCAGAGATGCTGACTTGCACCATGTGGCTTGTAATATAGTGAAAAAACCTGGCAACATTTACTACCTTTATAAACGGGAGAGTGGTCAGCAGTATTTTTCCATTATTTCTCCAAAG GAATGGGGGACAAGCTGTCCACATGACTTCCTTGGTGCCTACAAGCTACAGCATGACTTGTCCTGGACTCCGTATGAGGACATTGAGAAGCAAGATGCTAAAATCAGCATTGTGAACAAGTTGCTAAGCCAGCCAGTGGCTCTGCCTTCAAGCACTGAACCCAGCTTCCAGGGGTTCAATTCCACTGAGAGTGGACTCTGA
- the P3H1 gene encoding prolyl 3-hydroxylase 1 isoform X1: MAARALRLLTTLLAVAAAISRAKVDSEAGWDMAAPDLLFAEGTAAYARGDWAGVVLSMERALRSRAALRALRLRCRTQCAADLPWELDPASPPSQAQASGAAALHDLHFFGGLLRRAACLRRCLGPSAALSLSEELELEFHKRSPYNYLQVAYFKINKLEKAVAAAHTFFVGNPEHMEMRQNLDYYQTMSGVKEADFKDLEAKPHMHEFRLGVRLYSEEQPQEAIPHLEAALQEYFVADEECRALCEGPYDYDGYNYLEYNADLFQAITDHYIQVLSCKQNCVTELASHPSREKPFEDFLPSHYNYLQFAYYNIGNYTQAIECAKTYLLFFPNDEVMSQNLAYYTAMLGEEQARSISPRESAQEYRQRSLLEKELLFFAYDVFGIPFVDPDSWTPEEVIPKRLQEKQKSERETAARISQEIGNLMKEIETLVEEKTKESLDVSRLTREGGPLLYDGISLTMNSKVLNGSQRVVMDGVISDDECQELQRLTNAAATSGDGYRGQTSPHTPSEKFYGVTVFKALKLGQEGKVPLQSAHLYYNVTEKVRRIMESYFRLDTPLYFSYSHLVCRTAIEEAQAERKDGSHPVHVDNCILNAEALVCIKEPPAYTFRDYSAILYLNGDFDGGNFYFTELDAKTVTAEVQPRCGRAVGFSSGTENPHGVKAVTRGQRCAIALWFTLDARHSERDRVQADDLVKMLFSPEEIDLPNEQPQEAQEGHPQPVQESLSSSELGRKDEL, encoded by the exons ATGGCGGCACGCGCGTTGAGGCTGCTGACCACGCTGCTGGCGGTCGCCGCCGCTATCTCGCGGGCCAAGGTCGACTCCGAGGCGGGGTGGGACATGGCGGCTCCTGATCTGCTCTTCGCGGAGGGGACCGCGGCCTACGCGCGCGGGGACTGGGCCGGGGTGGTCCTGAGCATGGAGCGGGCGCTGCGCTCACGGGCAGCCCTGCGCGCCCTCCGGCTGCGCTGCCGCACCCAGTGTGCCGCCGACCTGCCGTGGGAGCTGGACCCCGCCTCGCCCCCTAGCCAGGCTCAggcctcgggcgccgccgccctGCACGACCTGCACTTCTTCGGGGGTTTGCTCCGCCGAGCCGCTTGCCTGCGCCGCTGCCTCGGGCCATCGGCTGCCCTCTCGCTCAGCGAGGAGCTGGAGTTGGAGTTCCACAAGCGAAGCCCCTACAACTATCTGCAGGTCGCCTACTTCAAG ATAAACAAGTTGGAGAAAGCTGTGGCAGCAGCACATACGTTCTTCGTGGGCAATCCTGAGCACATGGAGATGCGTCAGAACCTAGACTATTACCAAACCATGTCTGGGGTGAAGGAGGCCGACTTCAAGGATCTTGAAGCCAAACCGCATATG CACGAGTTTCGGCTGGGGGTGCGCCTCTACTCGGAAGAGCAGCCGCAGGAAGCCATACCCCACCTGGAGGCAGCGCTGCAGGAGTACTTCGTGGCGGACGAGGAATGCCGGGCCCTCTGCGAAGGGCCCTATGACTACGACGGCTACAACTACCTGGAGTACAACGCTGACCTCTTCCAGGCCATCACAG ATCATTACATCCAGGTCCTCAGCTGTAAGCAGAACTGTGTCACCGAGCTTGCTTCCCACCCAAGTCGAGAGAAGCCCTTTGAAGACTTCCTCCCGTCACATTATAACTATCTGCAATTTGCCTACTATAACA tTGGGAATTATACACAGGCCATTGAGTGTGCCAAGACCTATCTCCTCTTCTTTCCCAACGATGAGGTGATGAGCCAGAATCTGGCCTACTATACAGCCATGCTTGGAGAAGAGCAAGCCAGGTCCATCAGCCCCCGAGAG AGTGCCCAGGAGTACCGACAGCGAAGCCTGCTGGAGAAAGAACTGCTCTTCTTCGCTTATGATGTGTTTGGAATCCCCTTTGTTGACCCG GATTCATGGACGCCAGAGGAGGTGATTCCCAAGAGGCTGCAAGAGAAACAGAA GTCAGAACGGGAGACAGCCGCCCGCATCTCGCAGGAGATCGGAAACCTCATGAAGGAGATTGAGACCCTTGTGGAAGAGAAGACCAAGGAGTCACTGGACGTGAGCAGGCTGACCCGGGAAG GTGGCCCCCTGCTTTATGATGGCATCAGTCTTACCATGAACTCCAAAGTCTTGAACGGTTCCCAGCGGGTGGTGATGGATGGCGTGATCTCTGATGACGAGTGCCAGGAGCTGCAGAGACTGACCAAT GCAGCAGCAACTTCAGGAGATGGCTACCGGGGTCAGACCTCCCCACACACCCCCAGTGAAAAGTTCTatggtgtcactgtcttcaaggCCCTCAAG ctggggcaggaggggaaggTCCCTCTGCAGAGCGCCCATCTGTACTACAACGTGACGGAGAAGGTGCGGCGCATCATGGAGTCCTACTTCCGCCTGGACACCCCCCTTTACTTCTCCTACTCCCACCTGGTGTGCCGCACTGCCATCGAAG AGGCACAGGCTGAGAGGAAGGACGGTAGCCACCCAGTCCACGTGGACAACTGTATCCTGAACGCCGAGGCCCTCGTGTGCATCAAGGAGCCGCCTGCCTACACATTCCGGGACTACAG CGCCATTCTTTACCTGAATGGAGACTTTGATGGAGGAAACTTCTATTTCACTGAACTAGATGCCAAGACCGTGACA GCGGAGGTGCAGCCCCGGTGTGGAAGGGCCGTGGGATTCTCTTCCGGCACTGAAAACCCTCACGGTGTGAAGGCCGTCACCAGGGGGCAGCGCTGTGCCATCGCGCTGTGGTTCACTTTGGACGCTCGACACAGTGAGCGG GACAGGGTACAGGCAGACGACCTGGTGAAGATGCTTTTTAGCCCAGAAGAGATAGACCTCCCCAACGAGCAGCCCCAGGAAGCCCAGGAGGGGCACCCCCAGCCTGTACAGGAGTCTCTCTCCAGCAGTGAGTTGGGGCGCAAGGATGAGCTCTGA
- the CLDN19 gene encoding claudin-19 isoform X2, which yields MEESPGEEVKTPLGKDRPGLWGITCTRWLPPAGTLLPVRHGADPPLRGSPRRGDAIITAVGLYEGLWMSCASQSTGQVQCKLYDSLLALEGHIQSARALMVVAVLLGFVGMVLSVVGMKCTRVGDSNPIAKGRIAIAGGALFLLAGLCTLTAVSWYATLVTQEFFNPSTPVNARFEFGPALFVGWAAAGLAILGGSFLCCTCPEPERSNSSPQPYRPGPSAAAREPVVKLSASTKGPLGV from the exons ATGGAAGAAAGCCCGGGAGAAGAGGTCAAGACCCCACTGGGAAAGGACAGACCTGGCCTTTGGGGAATAACCTGTACTAGGTGGCTGCCACCTGCAGGCACTCTGCTCCCCGTCAGGCACGGGGCAGACCCCCCACTCCGTGGCAGCCCCAGgagag GTGACGCCATCATCACCGCCGTGGGCCTCTACGAAGGGCTCTGGATGTCCTGCGCCTCCCAGAGCACCGGCCAGGTGCAGTGCAAGCTCTACGACTCGCTGCTCGCCCTGGAAG gtCACATCCAGTCAGCTCGAGCCCTGATGGTGGTGGCCGTGCTCCTGGGCTTCGTGGGCATGGTCCTCAGTGTCGTTGGCATGAAGTGCACCCGGGTTGGAGACAGCAACCCCATCGCCAAGGGCCGCATTGCCATAGCTGGGGGCGCCCTCTTCCTCCTGGCAG GCCTCTGCACATTGACGGCTGTCTCATGGTATGCCACCCTGGTGACCCAGGAGTTCTTCAACCCAAGCACACCTGTCAATGCCAG GTTTGAGTTTGGCCCGGCGCTGTTCGTGGGCTGGGCTGCCGCCGGCCTGGCCATACTGGGCGGCTCCTTCCTCTGCTGCACATGCCCGGAGCCGGAGAGATCCAACAGCAGCCCGCAGCCCTACCGGCCTGGACCGTCGGCCGCCGCCCGAGA ACCAGTTGTTAAATTGTCCGCCTCCACCAAGGGCCCCCTGGGTGTGTAA
- the CLDN19 gene encoding claudin-19 isoform X1 has product MRSRRVKHSPAPEGRAGTGERRGRWGARRGQPEPQECAEAAAPHKAVPELGARAPSLRPQQERLSQPARGLTRLNSLPSFRLIPEGDAIITAVGLYEGLWMSCASQSTGQVQCKLYDSLLALEGHIQSARALMVVAVLLGFVGMVLSVVGMKCTRVGDSNPIAKGRIAIAGGALFLLAGLCTLTAVSWYATLVTQEFFNPSTPVNARFEFGPALFVGWAAAGLAILGGSFLCCTCPEPERSNSSPQPYRPGPSAAAREPVVKLSASTKGPLGV; this is encoded by the exons ATGAGGTCGAGGAGAGTTAAACATTCCCCTGCTCCAGAGGGCCGGGCTgggacaggagagaggagggggaggtggggcgCTAGGAGGGGGCAGCCTGAACCCCAGGAATGTGCAGAGGCTGCTGCTCCCCACAAGGCTGTTCCGGAGCTGGGAGCCAGGGCCCCGAGCCTCCGGCCCCAGCAGGAGCGGCTAAGCCAGCCAGCAAGGGGATTAACGAGGCTGAACAGTCTGCCTTCTTTCAGGCTAATTCCAGAAG GTGACGCCATCATCACCGCCGTGGGCCTCTACGAAGGGCTCTGGATGTCCTGCGCCTCCCAGAGCACCGGCCAGGTGCAGTGCAAGCTCTACGACTCGCTGCTCGCCCTGGAAG gtCACATCCAGTCAGCTCGAGCCCTGATGGTGGTGGCCGTGCTCCTGGGCTTCGTGGGCATGGTCCTCAGTGTCGTTGGCATGAAGTGCACCCGGGTTGGAGACAGCAACCCCATCGCCAAGGGCCGCATTGCCATAGCTGGGGGCGCCCTCTTCCTCCTGGCAG GCCTCTGCACATTGACGGCTGTCTCATGGTATGCCACCCTGGTGACCCAGGAGTTCTTCAACCCAAGCACACCTGTCAATGCCAG GTTTGAGTTTGGCCCGGCGCTGTTCGTGGGCTGGGCTGCCGCCGGCCTGGCCATACTGGGCGGCTCCTTCCTCTGCTGCACATGCCCGGAGCCGGAGAGATCCAACAGCAGCCCGCAGCCCTACCGGCCTGGACCGTCGGCCGCCGCCCGAGA ACCAGTTGTTAAATTGTCCGCCTCCACCAAGGGCCCCCTGGGTGTGTAA
- the CLDN19 gene encoding claudin-19 isoform X3 — MANSGLQLLGYFLALGGWVGIIASTALPQWKQSSYAGDAIITAVGLYEGLWMSCASQSTGQVQCKLYDSLLALEGHIQSARALMVVAVLLGFVGMVLSVVGMKCTRVGDSNPIAKGRIAIAGGALFLLAGLCTLTAVSWYATLVTQEFFNPSTPVNARFEFGPALFVGWAAAGLAILGGSFLCCTCPEPERSNSSPQPYRPGPSAAAREPVVKLSASTKGPLGV, encoded by the exons ATGGCCAACTCAGGCCTCCAGCTCCTGGGCTACTTCCTGGCcctgggtggctgggtgggcatCATCGCCAGCACAGCCCTCCCGCAGTGGAAGCAGTCCTCCTACGCAGGTGACGCCATCATCACCGCCGTGGGCCTCTACGAAGGGCTCTGGATGTCCTGCGCCTCCCAGAGCACCGGCCAGGTGCAGTGCAAGCTCTACGACTCGCTGCTCGCCCTGGAAG gtCACATCCAGTCAGCTCGAGCCCTGATGGTGGTGGCCGTGCTCCTGGGCTTCGTGGGCATGGTCCTCAGTGTCGTTGGCATGAAGTGCACCCGGGTTGGAGACAGCAACCCCATCGCCAAGGGCCGCATTGCCATAGCTGGGGGCGCCCTCTTCCTCCTGGCAG GCCTCTGCACATTGACGGCTGTCTCATGGTATGCCACCCTGGTGACCCAGGAGTTCTTCAACCCAAGCACACCTGTCAATGCCAG GTTTGAGTTTGGCCCGGCGCTGTTCGTGGGCTGGGCTGCCGCCGGCCTGGCCATACTGGGCGGCTCCTTCCTCTGCTGCACATGCCCGGAGCCGGAGAGATCCAACAGCAGCCCGCAGCCCTACCGGCCTGGACCGTCGGCCGCCGCCCGAGA ACCAGTTGTTAAATTGTCCGCCTCCACCAAGGGCCCCCTGGGTGTGTAA